The Elusimicrobiota bacterium genome contains the following window.
TTTGTTATTAAAATTCCAGTTCAATCCGCAACAGGCATCTGTGGTTGAGGTATATTTTTTACCAGCATACACGATAATGGCAGTTTGGTTGTATTTTGGGATTTTATATCTCACAAAATATGTTAAGCCCGTTTTTCTTCTGCCTGCTATTGTTTTACCGCTTATATCAAACTTTAGTTACAACAACAAACGAAATAATTTTATCGCTTTTGATTATTCATCAAATATTTTGAAATCACTTCCTGAAAGCTCGCATTTTTTTTCGTCAGGCGATAACCAGATGTTCCTTCTGTCATACCAGCAATGGTGTTTAAAAAAACGGAAGGATGTGAACTGTTATACCGATACCGGTCTCTTATTCAAGAATGTTTTTGGTGACGATTTTTTTCAACTTACAAAAGAACAGAAACGAGAAAGACGCGAATATATCCAGCGAGAACTATTAAAGCAGTCAAGACCTGTTTGTTTTTCGCTCGGTAGCAGTTTTTCTAACTTAAAAGATGTAAAACACGAAATTAACGGAATAGTTTTCAGGGCAAAACTGTTGACGCAAAATTACAGTATGTGGAATTTTTATACTATCCGTGAAATAGATAACAAAAATTTTTTGGCTGAATATCTTTTAAGAGATATTGCAGCACAGTATCATTATTTTCTTGCAGAAAATTATTTTTTAACTAAAAATAATGCTATGATGCTGAAAGAATTTGATAATGCTGTAGATATAGGCGGTGATGTAGAATGGGTATATAATAATATCGGTATTGCACTGAAAGAAAAGGGGTTTATTGACGATGCAACCAAAAAATTCAAAAAAGGAATTGAAACAAATCCATTTGATGAGAACATAAAAGTAAATCTGGCTTTTATCTATTTGGAATCGGGCTATAAAAAATTTCAGTCAGAAAAATATAATGAAGCAATTGAACTTTATAAAGAATCATCATCCATAAGTCCTAATATGCCAGAGCCATATTGCTACATTGGCGTTGTTTATGAACGGCTAAACAAAGATGAACTTGCAATCTCTGAATATAAAAAAGCAATTTCGTTAAAATATGATTATGTAGATGCACATTACAACCTCGGTGTGGTTTACTGGAAACTCAAAAACTGGGCAGGCGTAATATCCGAATTTGAGACGGTATTGCAACTGAATCCCAACCACCAGCAGGCAAAAAAATATCTGGCAATGTTAAAGAAATGATAATTACTTTTTTTGTCAGTTTTGGAATATATTTAATAACATCCTGTCCGACGGTATATTCAGGTGATAGCGGTGAACTTACAACTGCGTGTAATGTTTTAGGCATTGCTCATCCGCCTGGCTATCCGCTGTATGTTCTGTTAGGCAAAATTTTTACAGTAGTTATTCCGTTTGGTAATATCGCATACCGTATCAATTTGATGAGCACATTTTTTGGCGCTTTAACTTGTGGAGTTGTATATTTGATACTACAAAAAATGGTAGACGGTAAACGTGAGACGGTAGACGGAAAACCATTTACCTTTTACCTTTTACCTTCTACCGCTGCTTTTTGTCTGGCATTTTCAAATCCGCTCTGGTCGCAATCAACCATTGCAGAGGTTTATACTTTGAATGCTTTTTTTGTTGCATTGCTAATTTATCTTTTCCTACACCCTACACCCTACACCCTACACCCTGCCTTTCTATTCGGACTGGGGCTCGGTGACCACCATACACTTGTGCTTTTGATTCCCGGAATTGTGTATTGGATAGTAAAGAATATGAGATATGAGATAAGAGATAAGAGTAAGAAGTCATCTCTAATCTCTAATCTCTTATCTCTTATCTGCTTTTTTTTGCTGGGTTTTTCTGTATATCTCTACCTTCTACTTCGTTCGCAACAGAATCCAATTGCTGATTGGGACAACCCGGAAAATCTTACAAATTTTTTTAGAGTTGTGTTCAGAACCGGTTATGGTGGTGTTTTACATCTTGAAGAAAAAGGCGGGTTCTTGAGCCGACCGATGAGTTTATTCATTCAGCAAATATTGGAATTTATTAGAAACTTTATAAAATCATTCACAATTTTTGGTTTTCTTGTTGGTATTTTAGGAATTTTTGTGAATTACAAACAAGCTAAAAAATCTTTTTGGTTTTTAGTTCTTGTTTTTAGTTTTGTCGGTCCATTTTTTATATTTTTAGCAAATAAGCCCGTAGATATTTATACACGCGATTTGTTAGAACCATTTTATATTCCATCAACGCTTGTATTTACAATCTGGCTTGGTTCTGGCATAATTTTTATAGTTAAAAAAACCAGATTTAGTTATCTGCTTATATTGGCGATTTTGGTTTTTCAACTCCGAACAAATTTCGCTGAAAATAATTTAAGAAACAATTTTTTATCTTTTGATTTTGGAAAAAATATATTGAATACAGTAAAAAATAATTCATTGCTTTTTTTAGATAAAGCAGACGAGTCTGTTTTTATCCTCGCATACCAAAAAATCGTTGAAAACCGAAAACCATTGGTTAAGATTTACGATTGTAATGCAAGTGTTTTTCCGAATATTTACGGCGATAGATATTTTTGGATAAAGGGCAAAGAACGGACTGCGGTTCGGTTGCCGGTTGAGCGAAAAATGATTTTAGAAAGTAAGAAAAATGTATATTACCATGCTGGAAACCTAAATTATTTTGCAGATATGAAATTTTCTAAAACAGGGCTTTTATATTTGTTAACCGAAAAACTGCCGCCAATACTGGTTGAAGATATATATGTTTTGCGTCAGCAAAATCTCAGACATCGCGATAAAATTATTGCTTATTCGTTCTATGTATCCATCGGCGATTATTATCTTGAAACAAACCGACCGAATTCAGCAAATACAATGTATGAGAAAGCCAATAAAATCTTTACTGAATTAAAGTAACGGTGATTAAAAATCACCGACTGTTTGCTATTCGCTATTTGCTATTCGCTAACATTCTACGATGCTTTAGCATCGGTTTGCTGTTTTTAACCGAAACTAAAGTTTCGTAGAATAAGTGGACTCTATTTTACAGGATAAAAACAGAAGTTAATCCTGTCAAAAACGGGTTTCAGGGAATTTTATGTTTTATTTTTTAATACTTACAATTTTTGGGATATTTACATATACTGCTTTTCCGTCGGTTGCTGTCTATCGTGATGCTGGCGAAATGGCATCCGTCTGTTACACTTTTGGTATCGCTCATCCGCCTGGCTATCCGCTGTATGTCTTGTTAGGCAAAATTTTTACAGTAATTATTCCGTTTGGTAATATCGCATACCGTATCAATTTGATGAGCACATTTTTTGGCGCTTTAACCTGTTCTATTGTGTATCTGATAGTTAGGGACAAAGGGACGTGGGACAGCGAGACAGAGGGACGGCGAGACGCAAAAAACTCTGTGCATCTGTCCCTCTGTGCCTCCGTGGTTGCTTTATCCCTGGCTTTTTCTAAGATATTCTGGTCTGTTTCACTTGTTGCAGAAATGTATACTGTAAATACATTCTTTATTACAATAATAATCTACACAATGACAAAGATACGAGATACTTCATATCTCCTATCTCATATCTCATATCTGAATTTATCTGCTTTTCTATTCGGACTGGCTATGGGAAATCGTATTGATATTGTCTTGATTGCACCGGGAATTTTGTATCTGATAATCAGGGACGGAGGGACGAGGGACAGAGGGACGGAGAAACGGAGGGACGCAAAAAACTCTGTGCCTCTGTCACTCTGTGCCTCTGTGGCTGCCTTTCTTCTTGGTTTTTCTATCTACCTTTTTCTGCCTGTCAGGTCAAAAACACAGCCAGTGCTCGACTGGAACAAACCAGATAATGTTCAGGCACTGGTTAATACAATCACCAGAAAAACACATGGCAAAACACTTGACTTAATTTCAACAAGATATTCAATCAGTGATGTTTTATCGTCTGAAATAAATGTTTATCTCAAAAGAACCTATAAACTATTTACAGTAGCAGGTATTCCATTTATGTTTTTAGGATTTTTAGATTTGTACAAAAAAAACAGAAATTTTTTGCTCTCAACATCTCTGATTTATTTTATTGCAGGACCTGTTTTTATAGCAATCGCAAAAATGCCACCTAATCCACATGCACTTGCGATTATGGAACCGCATTATCTAATTTCTGATTTGATGCTTACGATTTGGTTTGGTTATGGGATATATTACATTTCAGCAAAATTCCAAAAATTTATATTATTATTTTTAATAATCCCAATTAGTTTGTTTGTATTAAATTATCGGGCTCAAAATATGCGGTTCAATTTTGTTGCCTATGATTTTGCAAGAAATGTATTCCGGTCGCTGCCTGAAAATTCAATAATTATCTCCCGTGAAGATATTCAGGTTTTTTCTCAATGGTATTTACAGTTTGTAGAAAAAAAACGGGCTGATATTGCCGTTATCGCAAAAGGACTCGCAGGTAGTTTATGGTTTCAGGAGACACTAAAAAAATATAAAAATACAACTGTTATATCACTGGCTAATCCTGAAACATTCACGCAATTTTATGCAATGAACAAAAACAGAAACATTTATTTTACAAATGATGTTGAAGATTACGAGATGCTTGGTACCAAATTTTTTAGTTATCCCTACTGGCTGGTATTTAATATCAAGGACAAAAAAATATCTGGATATACAGGGCTTGATTTTGGCGAGATTTATATCATAAGAAAACTTTTAAAATCTGAACTATATCCAGATTTCTTTTCGCAAAAAATTGTTACACAATATGCCGATTCGCTTTTTAGAACCGGTATGTTTTTTATGAAACAAAATAAAATTAATGATGCGATAACCAATTTTGAAAAAGCGATTCTGCTGAAACCTGATATGCCTGCTGTATATTTCAATCTCGGCTGGATTTACTGGAATATGAATAATTTTGAGAAAACAGAGTACTATTATAAACAGTCAATAAAGTTTTATGCCAAAATGCATAAAGATGCATTAGCGTATAAATCATTTCCGGAAGTTGTTTCGTCAATAATTTCCGACTGGGTTATTGTTCATAATAATCTCGGTACAGTTTATGAAAAACAAAATAAATTCAATGATGCAATCTCAGAATATCAAAAAGCAGTTCAGATTAAACCCGATTATGCAGATGCACATTACAATATGGCAGTTGCATACTGGCAATTACAAAACTGGCGAAAAGTTGTTGAAGAACTTGAAAAAGTATTACAAATAAATCCAAATCATACTGAAGCCCAAAAATATCTGTTTATAGCACGCAGAAACGCAGGATTATGAGAACAAAATTATTAGTATTTCTGTTGCTTGTGATTTTAGCCGTTCAAGTAATTTTTTCATCCAAACAGAAATGCGCCTATTACGACGAGCCGTTTCAGATATCAGCAGGACTGTATCATTTGAAGTATAACGATTACAGAATAGAAGTCCAGAACCCGCCGTTATTAAGGATTTTTTCTGCACTCCCACTTCTTTTTACAGATGTAACAGTAAAAAAAGAAGAAAAAAAAGAATGGATATCTTATGAAAAATACGCGTTTGGCAAAGAGTTTTTATATAAAAATATTTTATCCGCAGACACAATTTTATTTCTGGCACGATTGCAAATTTTAGCATTATCAATTTTTCTGGGAATAATCGTGTTTTTATGGTCAGTAACAATTTTTAACGATGCGAAAACAGGGCTTCTTGCACTTTCATTTTACTGTTTCTCACCAAATATTCTTGCGTTTTCAGGAATTGCAGGAACTGATTTAGGTGTTACATTTTTTATTGTGCTATCGTTGTTTCTGTTCAGGCACTACTTTTATATGCCGTCGCCAAGAAAACATTGTAGCCACAGATTAACACAGATTAAACATCAAGACACAGATAAACACAGATATCTTATCCGTGTTCATCATCTTTTTTATCTGTGTTCATCTGTGGTTAATTTTATACTTTCCTATAGATCAAAAAATGTTATACTTACAGGGATTTCAGTTGGCTTGGCGTTTTCGTCTAAATTTACAGCAGTTTTGTTAATACCGATTTTTGTTTTCTTGGTAGTAATAAAAAAAAACCGAATAAAAAATCTGGCAAATATAATTCTAATCTTTATTATCGCAAGTTTTGTAGTA
Protein-coding sequences here:
- a CDS encoding DUF2723 domain-containing protein, giving the protein MNIIFLLSLCLYLLTLCPTVYVGDSGEFATAAYTLGITHPPGYPLYVLLGKIFTVIIPFGNIAYRVNLMSAFFGALTCCLVYLITKDMRYEIGDRSKDRTPISYLPSLICALALAFSKTFWAQAVVAEIYTLNAFFVVLLIYLSIYPSNHLAIYLFSFIAGIGIAGHYITGLVLPAFLVLYWQDLFYKKSFWKRFFTASIFLLCGLTIMFFMPVRSTAQPFMDWGDTEIFSNFVAQIRRVQYKTFEFGQTVTLLTKIQFAKHFLKLAGEQFTFFLLPFVILGLVSLWKSAKKICIFTGALFLTNSLGLILLLKFQFNPQQASVVEVYFLPAYTIMAVWLYFGILYLTKYVKPVFLLPAIVLPLISNFSYNNKRNNFIAFDYSSNILKSLPESSHFFSSGDNQMFLLSYQQWCLKKRKDVNCYTDTGLLFKNVFGDDFFQLTKEQKRERREYIQRELLKQSRPVCFSLGSSFSNLKDVKHEINGIVFRAKLLTQNYSMWNFYTIREIDNKNFLAEYLLRDIAAQYHYFLAENYFLTKNNAMMLKEFDNAVDIGGDVEWVYNNIGIALKEKGFIDDATKKFKKGIETNPFDENIKVNLAFIYLESGYKKFQSEKYNEAIELYKESSSISPNMPEPYCYIGVVYERLNKDELAISEYKKAISLKYDYVDAHYNLGVVYWKLKNWAGVISEFETVLQLNPNHQQAKKYLAMLKK
- a CDS encoding DUF2723 domain-containing protein; the encoded protein is MIITFFVSFGIYLITSCPTVYSGDSGELTTACNVLGIAHPPGYPLYVLLGKIFTVVIPFGNIAYRINLMSTFFGALTCGVVYLILQKMVDGKRETVDGKPFTFYLLPSTAAFCLAFSNPLWSQSTIAEVYTLNAFFVALLIYLFLHPTPYTLHPAFLFGLGLGDHHTLVLLIPGIVYWIVKNMRYEIRDKSKKSSLISNLLSLICFFLLGFSVYLYLLLRSQQNPIADWDNPENLTNFFRVVFRTGYGGVLHLEEKGGFLSRPMSLFIQQILEFIRNFIKSFTIFGFLVGILGIFVNYKQAKKSFWFLVLVFSFVGPFFIFLANKPVDIYTRDLLEPFYIPSTLVFTIWLGSGIIFIVKKTRFSYLLILAILVFQLRTNFAENNLRNNFLSFDFGKNILNTVKNNSLLFLDKADESVFILAYQKIVENRKPLVKIYDCNASVFPNIYGDRYFWIKGKERTAVRLPVERKMILESKKNVYYHAGNLNYFADMKFSKTGLLYLLTEKLPPILVEDIYVLRQQNLRHRDKIIAYSFYVSIGDYYLETNRPNSANTMYEKANKIFTELK
- a CDS encoding DUF2723 domain-containing protein; translation: MFYFLILTIFGIFTYTAFPSVAVYRDAGEMASVCYTFGIAHPPGYPLYVLLGKIFTVIIPFGNIAYRINLMSTFFGALTCSIVYLIVRDKGTWDSETEGRRDAKNSVHLSLCASVVALSLAFSKIFWSVSLVAEMYTVNTFFITIIIYTMTKIRDTSYLLSHISYLNLSAFLFGLAMGNRIDIVLIAPGILYLIIRDGGTRDRGTEKRRDAKNSVPLSLCASVAAFLLGFSIYLFLPVRSKTQPVLDWNKPDNVQALVNTITRKTHGKTLDLISTRYSISDVLSSEINVYLKRTYKLFTVAGIPFMFLGFLDLYKKNRNFLLSTSLIYFIAGPVFIAIAKMPPNPHALAIMEPHYLISDLMLTIWFGYGIYYISAKFQKFILLFLIIPISLFVLNYRAQNMRFNFVAYDFARNVFRSLPENSIIISREDIQVFSQWYLQFVEKKRADIAVIAKGLAGSLWFQETLKKYKNTTVISLANPETFTQFYAMNKNRNIYFTNDVEDYEMLGTKFFSYPYWLVFNIKDKKISGYTGLDFGEIYIIRKLLKSELYPDFFSQKIVTQYADSLFRTGMFFMKQNKINDAITNFEKAILLKPDMPAVYFNLGWIYWNMNNFEKTEYYYKQSIKFYAKMHKDALAYKSFPEVVSSIISDWVIVHNNLGTVYEKQNKFNDAISEYQKAVQIKPDYADAHYNMAVAYWQLQNWRKVVEELEKVLQINPNHTEAQKYLFIARRNAGL